One Natronolimnobius sp. AArcel1 genomic region harbors:
- the mch gene encoding methenyltetrahydromethanopterin cyclohydrolase encodes MESLNRMAIELVDEALDYAEELSIGGYDLENEATVLDFGLEFDGGVEAGLLLTEIQTAGLATPSHDLETINGVSIPHVELTTDHPALSLLCSQKAGWELTTEDFEGLGSGPARALVAEEEEFRRVGYTDAFDLTALAVETDADPTESAAEQVADLAEVETSSVFLLAYPTASLVGSITNAARVAELATFRLVELGYDPLDIVSATGRGPVAPVAPDEQTAIARTNDAIAYGGTAHVTVREDADAEVFESVASTAAEDHGRPFGEVFDDLEWDFSEVPSDLFAPAKVTIDVLGGPTYSYGETDEELLAESFGL; translated from the coding sequence ATGGAAAGTCTCAATCGCATGGCGATCGAGTTGGTCGACGAGGCTCTCGACTATGCCGAGGAGCTCAGTATCGGCGGCTACGACCTTGAGAACGAGGCAACGGTTCTGGATTTCGGCCTCGAGTTCGATGGTGGCGTCGAGGCGGGACTCCTACTGACGGAGATACAGACGGCCGGGTTGGCGACGCCGAGTCACGATCTCGAGACCATCAACGGAGTGTCGATTCCACACGTAGAACTGACGACGGACCACCCGGCACTCTCGCTGCTATGCTCCCAGAAGGCTGGTTGGGAGCTGACCACCGAGGACTTCGAAGGGCTTGGCAGTGGCCCCGCACGGGCGCTCGTCGCCGAAGAAGAGGAGTTTCGTCGCGTTGGCTACACCGATGCGTTCGACCTGACCGCACTGGCAGTCGAAACAGATGCTGACCCAACCGAATCGGCCGCCGAGCAGGTCGCTGACCTGGCAGAAGTCGAAACAAGCAGCGTCTTTTTGCTCGCATATCCGACGGCTAGCCTCGTCGGCAGTATCACGAACGCTGCACGCGTCGCCGAACTCGCAACGTTCCGGCTGGTCGAACTCGGCTACGACCCGCTCGATATCGTCTCGGCAACTGGTCGTGGGCCGGTTGCACCGGTTGCCCCAGACGAACAAACAGCAATCGCGCGCACGAACGACGCAATCGCCTACGGCGGCACTGCACACGTGACCGTTCGTGAGGACGCCGATGCGGAGGTCTTCGAATCGGTGGCATCGACGGCGGCAGAAGATCACGGTCGCCCGTTCGGCGAGGTCTTCGACGACCTCGAGTGGGACTTTTCGGAGGTTCCATCGGATCTGTTTGCGCCCGCGAAAGTGACGATCGATGTCCTCGGCGGGCCGACGTACTCCTACGGCGAGACCGACGAGGAACTGCTCGCGGAGTCATTCGGGCTGTAA